Proteins found in one Pocillopora verrucosa isolate sample1 chromosome 12, ASM3666991v2, whole genome shotgun sequence genomic segment:
- the LOC131779461 gene encoding uncharacterized protein isoform X1: MLWRSLCLITTLYSLESSAIHWPAGKYGIPKPVSGCPSAEGFQWNEGWILQDTSHYRDHKKSNNSRSTSFHIDGFVNKMLVNRSFCIKDTTTDDEYRPAWPAGKYCIYRKDKRCPEGLTPGNVFWNDDDDSLHNGDEQSGALPDFEFFHHLYTQIYFCCKTDGDKNNSVLLPSKSPFFLLAYNSSTCQMVKWTVVSLEWIYFSTYSSDNQDSADGAFPYDAGIKHPTMYYCYYQGCNKTFNSNNGTLQSPFHPEKYPSGQYCSWRITVHYSQRVHLKFTTFQLQNEEDTDELYVYDGENERDFLLGVFYGDHHPPEEGIFSTWNSLFLIFKSDDKDSYTGFSAFYRVVNKKSPYTCDQEVTPSSNDVTPFRATDWPAGKYGIPKPVSGCPSAEGFRWKEGWILQDTTDYRDHDKSNNSRSTPFHIDGFVNKIFVNRSFCIKDTTADDKHRSAWPAGKYCIYRKDKHCPKGLMPGNVFWNDDDNSFHNKDRQSGALPDFEFFHDRYTQIYFCCKTDRDKNNSVLLPSKSPFFLLAYNSSTCQMVNWAVVSLEWIYFSTSSSDNQDSADGAFPYDAGNKQLTIYYCYYRGCNETLMSNNGTIKSPGYPKKYANEQHCSWRIITHYPLQVHLKFATFELQKEKNTDELYVYDGKNERGHLLGVFYGNHPPPEEGIYSSCNSLFLIFKSDDTDSYTGFSAHYRAVPDIPSGTTTAIPSHHEVMSSPKASSTNLKTLEMMSSSVVATSFGASDVITINPRISDHEVTPSPKVFSTSLKTLEVTSSNVVATSFGASDFVTIYSSVFDHEVTPSPEVSSTSLKTLEVTSSSIVATFIRAVDVKTTNSCTSDYEVTLLPGVTATSPDAQELTSSKVELTTLKTSSVTTTMLHAPKVMPSPTLSYFGFTTTAHSLKIAFSSAVCCKTSRTPEATDQPIPAISKVFHSLANTTVKTPFREPQTAKATEQKNEDVNVVAVVVPIVSTIGLASLLIGAFFCWKRKRRRDNGVLDDSVYLRMESESVPFVQITEL, from the exons ATGTTGTGGCGGTCGTTATGTTTAATAACAACTCTTTACAGCCTAGAATCATCAG CCATTCATTGGCCAGCTGGAAAATATGGAATACCAAAACCTGTCTCCGGGTGTCCTTCAGCCGAAGGGTTTCAGTGGAATGAAGGATGGATTCTTCAGGACACCAGTCATTATAGAGAtcataaaaaatcaaataattcaagGTCGACGTCATTCCATATTGACGGATTTGTAAATAAGATGTTAGTGAACAGGTCATTTTGTATCAAAGATACAACCACTGACGACGAATATAGACCAGCTTGGCCAGCAG gAAAATATTGTATCTATCGAAAAGATAAACGCTGCCCGGAAGGATTAACACCAGGAAATGTCTTCTGGAATGATGACGATGATTCCTTACATAACGGAGACGAACAATCTGGGGCACTTCCTGATTTTGAGTTTTTTCATCATCTGTACACGCAGATCTATTTTTGTTGCAAAACGGACGGAGACAAGAATAACTCTGTTCTCCTGCCCTCTAAGTCTCCATTCTTCCTGCTTGCCTACAATTCGTCGACATGCCAGATGGTCAAGTGGACAGTAGTGAGTCTAGAGTGGATATATTTTTCTACATATAGTTCCGATAACCAAGACAGCGCTGATGGGGCGTTCCCATACGATGCAGGAATTAAACACCCAACTATGTATTACTGTTACTATCAGG GCTGCAACAAAACTTTTAACTCCAACAATGGCACTCTTCAATCGCCTTTTCATCCGGAAAAGTATCCAAGTGGACAGTACTGCTCTTGGAGAATAACTGTTCATTACTCACAACGAGTTCATCTTAAGTTCACAACCTTCCAATTACAAAACGAGGAAGACACAGACGAGCTATATGTGTACGATGGAGAAAATGAGAGAGATTTCTTGTTGGGTGTGTTTTATGGAGATCATCATCCACCAGAGGAAGGAATCTTCTCTACATGGAACAGTCTGTTTTTAATATTCAAATCCGACGATAAAGACTCCTACACTGGCTTCAGTGCTTTCTACCGTGTGGTCAATAAAAAAT CTCCATACACATGTGATCAGGAGGTGACGCCATCATCTAACGATGTGACTCCTTTTAGAG cCACTGATTGGCCAGCTGGAAAATATGGAATACCAAAACCTGTCTCCGGGTGTCCTTCAGCCGAAGGATTTCGGTGGAAAGAAGGATGGATTCTTCAAGACACCACTGATTACAGAGATCATGACAAATCAAACAATTCAAGGTCGACGCCATTCCATATTGACGGATTTGTAAATAAGATCTTCGTGAACAGGTCATTTTGTATCAAAGATACAACCGCTGACGACAAACATAGATCAGCTTGGCCAGCAG gAAAATACTGTATTTATCGAAAAGATAAACACTGCCCGAAAGGATTGATGCCAGGAAATGTTTTCTGGAATGATGACGATAATTCCTTTCATAACAAAGACAGACAATCTGGGGCACTTCCTGATTTTGAGTTTTTTCATGATCGGTACACGCAGATCTATTTTTGTTGCAAAACGGACAGAGACAAGAATAACTCTGTTCTCCTGCCCTCTAAGTCTCCATTCTTCCTGCTTGCCTACAATTCGTCGACATGCCAGATGGTCAATTGGGCAGTTGTGAGTCTAGAGTGGATATATTTTTCTACATCTAGTTCCGATAACCAAGACAGCGCTGATGGGGCGTTCCCATACGATGCAGGAAACAAGCAACTAACCatttattattgttactatCGGG GTTGCAACGAAACTCTAATGTCAAACAATGGCACAATAAAATCGCCAGGTTATCCGAAGAAATATGCAAATGAACAGCACTGCTCCTGGAGGATAATTACACACTACCCACTTCAAGTTCATCTAAAGTTTGCGACCTTCGAATtacaaaaggagaaaaacacAGACGAGCTATATGTGTACGATGGAAAAAATGAGAGGGGGCACTTGTTGGGtgtattttatggaaatcaTCCTCCACCAGAGGAAGGAATCTATTCTTCGTGcaacagtttatttttaatattcaaATCAGACGATACAGATTCCTACACCGGTTTCAGTGCTCACTATCGTGCTGTCCCTGATATAC CTTCCGGTACTACAACCGCCATCCCATCTCATCATGAAGTAATGTCGTCACCCAAAGCGTCTTCAACCAATTTAAAAACCCTGGAAATGATGTCATCTAGCGTTGTGGCTACTTCCTTTGGAG CTTCTGATGTTATAACAATCAATCCACGCATATCTGATCATGAAGTGACTCCATCACCTAAAGTGTTCTCTACCAGTTTAAAAACCCTGGAAGTGACGTCATCTAACGTTGTGGCCACTTCCTTTGGAG CTTCTGATTTTGTAACAATCTATTCAAGCGTATTTGATCATGAAGTGACTCCATCACCTGAAGTGTCCTCTACCAGTTTAAAAACCCTGGAAGTGACGTCATCTAGCATTGTGGCTACTTTCATTAGAG CCGTTGATGTTAAAACCACCAATTCATGCACATCTGATTATGAGGTGACGCTACTGCCTGGTGTAACGGCGACCTCTCCAGACGCTCAGGAATTGACGTCATCCAAAGTTGAATTAACTACCCTCAAAA CTTCCAGTGTAACAACTACTATGTTACATGCACCCAAAGTGATGCCTTCGCCTACTTTGTCCTACTTTGGTTTTACTACAACTGCGCATTCTCTTAAGATTGCGTTTTCATCTGCTGTTTGCTGTAAGACCTCACGAACGCCAGAAGCGACGGATCAACCAATCCCAGCTATTTCTAAAGTGTTTCACTCACTGGCAAACACAACTGTAAAGACGCCCTTTAGAGAACCACAGACAGCGAAAGCCACAGAGCAGAAAAATGAAG ATGTTAACGTGGTGGCAGTGGTCGTTCCCATAGTATCCACTATTGGTTTAGCAAGCCTGCTGATAGGAGCATTTTTTTGCTGGAAGAG GAAGAGAAGGAGAGATAATGGAGTATTAGACGATTCGGTTTATTTGAG aatGGAAAGCGAATCAGTGCCATTTGTTCAAATTACGGAGTTATGA
- the LOC131786513 gene encoding uncharacterized protein isoform X1 yields the protein MERQSRLVYSEEQKEVLTTFFNEGMTSTKKAMCDKIRACATRVGISEDQVKHWINNHNAKCSSGSRVLDGHKRTEKKLVRKQSGFNAFTREFLHKEQTGGSAEVFRTIREKWRNLSDSDRDAYKKVATDLGSAVSLPSADKQAKKIIGNIMKQVAELETLGGHALMLCAYDGVCYQGSAGIGDSLLKTNIMETFASRLHCNSLVEKQDVSVKHLQEVFNFKYSMRFYSIYLPLSMHVRIKVFEDLADVPPNS from the exons ATGGAAAGGCAGTCCCGATTAGTTTATTCTGAAGAACAAAAGGAAGTGCTGACCACGTTTTTCAACGAGGGAATGACTTCCACCAAGAAAGCGATGTGCGACAAAATTCGTGCATGTGCCACAAGAGTCGGCATTTCGGAAGACCAAGTGAAG CACTGGATAAACAACCACAATGCGAAGTGTAGTAGTGGTTCCAGAGTGCTTGATGGACACAAGAGGACAGAAAAGAAACTAGTGAGGAAACAAAGTGGCTTTAATGCTTTCACAAGGGAGTTTCTCCACAAAG AACAAACTGGTGGAAGTGCAGAGGTCTTTCGCACCATCAGAGAAAAGTGGAGGAACTTGTCTGACTCAGATAGAGATGCCTACAAAAAGGTGGCAACAGATTTAGGGTCAGCTGTGTCACTACCCTCAGCTGATAAACAAGCCAAGAAGATAATTGGCAACATCATGAAACAG GTTGCAGAACTGGAAACACTTGGTGGTCATGCACTGATGTTATGTGCTTATGATGGTGTTTGTTACCAAGGTTCAGCTGGGATTGGTGACAgccttttaaaaacaaacatcatgGAAACATTTGCAAGTAGATTACACT GTAATTCCCTGGTGGAAAAGCAAGACGTGTCAGTAAAACATCTACAAGAAGTGTTCAACTTCAAATACAGTATGCGTTTTTATAGCATATATTTGCCTTTATCCATGCACGTGCGGATTAAGGTCTTCGAAGATCTAGCTGATGTTCctccaaattcttga
- the LOC131786513 gene encoding uncharacterized protein isoform X3 — translation MERQSRLVYSEEQKEVLTTFFNEGMTSTKKAMCDKIRACATRVGISEDQVKHWINNHNAKCSSGSRVLDGHKRTEKKLVRKQSGFNAFTREFLHKEQTGGSAEVFRTIREKWRNLSDSDRDAYKKVATDLGSAVSLPSADKQAKKIIGNIMKQVAELETLGGHALMLCAYDGVCYQGSAGIGDSLLKTNIMETFASRLHCELVGNRGSKCLTLRYSNWEFYLITFPWI, via the exons ATGGAAAGGCAGTCCCGATTAGTTTATTCTGAAGAACAAAAGGAAGTGCTGACCACGTTTTTCAACGAGGGAATGACTTCCACCAAGAAAGCGATGTGCGACAAAATTCGTGCATGTGCCACAAGAGTCGGCATTTCGGAAGACCAAGTGAAG CACTGGATAAACAACCACAATGCGAAGTGTAGTAGTGGTTCCAGAGTGCTTGATGGACACAAGAGGACAGAAAAGAAACTAGTGAGGAAACAAAGTGGCTTTAATGCTTTCACAAGGGAGTTTCTCCACAAAG AACAAACTGGTGGAAGTGCAGAGGTCTTTCGCACCATCAGAGAAAAGTGGAGGAACTTGTCTGACTCAGATAGAGATGCCTACAAAAAGGTGGCAACAGATTTAGGGTCAGCTGTGTCACTACCCTCAGCTGATAAACAAGCCAAGAAGATAATTGGCAACATCATGAAACAG GTTGCAGAACTGGAAACACTTGGTGGTCATGCACTGATGTTATGTGCTTATGATGGTGTTTGTTACCAAGGTTCAGCTGGGATTGGTGACAgccttttaaaaacaaacatcatgGAAACATTTGCAAGTAGATTACACT GTGAACTTGTCGGAAACAGAGGAAGTAAATGCCTTACGCTAAGATACAGCAATTGGGAATTTTATTTAATAACCTTCCCTTGGATTTAA
- the LOC131786513 gene encoding uncharacterized protein isoform X2, with amino-acid sequence MERQSRLVYSEEQKEVLTTFFNEGMTSTKKAMCDKIRACATRVGISEDQVKHWINNHNAKCSSGSRVLDGHKRTEKKLVRKQSGFNAFTREFLHKEQTGGSAEVFRTIREKWRNLSDSDRDAYKKVATDLGSAVSLPSADKQAKKIIGNIMKQVAELETLGGHALMLCAYDGVCYQGSAGIGDSLLKTNIMETFASRLHCNSLVEKQDVSVKHLQEVFNFKYSELVGNRGSKCLTLRYSNWEFYLITFPWI; translated from the exons ATGGAAAGGCAGTCCCGATTAGTTTATTCTGAAGAACAAAAGGAAGTGCTGACCACGTTTTTCAACGAGGGAATGACTTCCACCAAGAAAGCGATGTGCGACAAAATTCGTGCATGTGCCACAAGAGTCGGCATTTCGGAAGACCAAGTGAAG CACTGGATAAACAACCACAATGCGAAGTGTAGTAGTGGTTCCAGAGTGCTTGATGGACACAAGAGGACAGAAAAGAAACTAGTGAGGAAACAAAGTGGCTTTAATGCTTTCACAAGGGAGTTTCTCCACAAAG AACAAACTGGTGGAAGTGCAGAGGTCTTTCGCACCATCAGAGAAAAGTGGAGGAACTTGTCTGACTCAGATAGAGATGCCTACAAAAAGGTGGCAACAGATTTAGGGTCAGCTGTGTCACTACCCTCAGCTGATAAACAAGCCAAGAAGATAATTGGCAACATCATGAAACAG GTTGCAGAACTGGAAACACTTGGTGGTCATGCACTGATGTTATGTGCTTATGATGGTGTTTGTTACCAAGGTTCAGCTGGGATTGGTGACAgccttttaaaaacaaacatcatgGAAACATTTGCAAGTAGATTACACT GTAATTCCCTGGTGGAAAAGCAAGACGTGTCAGTAAAACATCTACAAGAAGTGTTCAACTTCAAATACA GTGAACTTGTCGGAAACAGAGGAAGTAAATGCCTTACGCTAAGATACAGCAATTGGGAATTTTATTTAATAACCTTCCCTTGGATTTAA
- the LOC131779461 gene encoding tolloid-like protein 2 isoform X2 has protein sequence MLWRSLCLITTLYSLESSAIHWPAGKYGIPKPVSGCPSAEGFQWNEGWILQDTSHYRDHKKSNNSRSTSFHIDGFVNKMLVNRSFCIKDTTTDDEYRPAWPAGKYCIYRKDKRCPEGLTPGNVFWNDDDDSLHNGDEQSGALPDFEFFHHLYTQIYFCCKTDGDKNNSVLLPSKSPFFLLAYNSSTCQMVKWTVVSLEWIYFSTYSSDNQDSADGAFPYDAGIKHPTMYYCYYQGCNKTFNSNNGTLQSPFHPEKYPSGQYCSWRITVHYSQRVHLKFTTFQLQNEEDTDELYVYDGENERDFLLGVFYGDHHPPEEGIFSTWNSLFLIFKSDDKDSYTGFSAFYRVVNKKSPYTCDQEVTPSSNDVTPFRATDWPAGKYGIPKPVSGCPSAEGFRWKEGWILQDTTDYRDHDKSNNSRSTPFHIDGFVNKIFVNRSFCIKDTTADDKHRSAWPAGKYCIYRKDKHCPKGLMPGNVFWNDDDNSFHNKDRQSGALPDFEFFHDRYTQIYFCCKTDRDKNNSVLLPSKSPFFLLAYNSSTCQMVNWAVVSLEWIYFSTSSSDNQDSADGAFPYDAGNKQLTIYYCYYRGCNETLMSNNGTIKSPGYPKKYANEQHCSWRIITHYPLQVHLKFATFELQKEKNTDELYVYDGKNERGHLLGVFYGNHPPPEEGIYSSCNSLFLIFKSDDTDSYTGFSAHYRAVPDIPSGTTTAIPSHHEVMSSPKASSTNLKTLEMMSSSVVATSFGAVDVKTTNSCTSDYEVTLLPGVTATSPDAQELTSSKVELTTLKTSSVTTTMLHAPKVMPSPTLSYFGFTTTAHSLKIAFSSAVCCKTSRTPEATDQPIPAISKVFHSLANTTVKTPFREPQTAKATEQKNEDVNVVAVVVPIVSTIGLASLLIGAFFCWKRKRRRDNGVLDDSVYLRMESESVPFVQITEL, from the exons ATGTTGTGGCGGTCGTTATGTTTAATAACAACTCTTTACAGCCTAGAATCATCAG CCATTCATTGGCCAGCTGGAAAATATGGAATACCAAAACCTGTCTCCGGGTGTCCTTCAGCCGAAGGGTTTCAGTGGAATGAAGGATGGATTCTTCAGGACACCAGTCATTATAGAGAtcataaaaaatcaaataattcaagGTCGACGTCATTCCATATTGACGGATTTGTAAATAAGATGTTAGTGAACAGGTCATTTTGTATCAAAGATACAACCACTGACGACGAATATAGACCAGCTTGGCCAGCAG gAAAATATTGTATCTATCGAAAAGATAAACGCTGCCCGGAAGGATTAACACCAGGAAATGTCTTCTGGAATGATGACGATGATTCCTTACATAACGGAGACGAACAATCTGGGGCACTTCCTGATTTTGAGTTTTTTCATCATCTGTACACGCAGATCTATTTTTGTTGCAAAACGGACGGAGACAAGAATAACTCTGTTCTCCTGCCCTCTAAGTCTCCATTCTTCCTGCTTGCCTACAATTCGTCGACATGCCAGATGGTCAAGTGGACAGTAGTGAGTCTAGAGTGGATATATTTTTCTACATATAGTTCCGATAACCAAGACAGCGCTGATGGGGCGTTCCCATACGATGCAGGAATTAAACACCCAACTATGTATTACTGTTACTATCAGG GCTGCAACAAAACTTTTAACTCCAACAATGGCACTCTTCAATCGCCTTTTCATCCGGAAAAGTATCCAAGTGGACAGTACTGCTCTTGGAGAATAACTGTTCATTACTCACAACGAGTTCATCTTAAGTTCACAACCTTCCAATTACAAAACGAGGAAGACACAGACGAGCTATATGTGTACGATGGAGAAAATGAGAGAGATTTCTTGTTGGGTGTGTTTTATGGAGATCATCATCCACCAGAGGAAGGAATCTTCTCTACATGGAACAGTCTGTTTTTAATATTCAAATCCGACGATAAAGACTCCTACACTGGCTTCAGTGCTTTCTACCGTGTGGTCAATAAAAAAT CTCCATACACATGTGATCAGGAGGTGACGCCATCATCTAACGATGTGACTCCTTTTAGAG cCACTGATTGGCCAGCTGGAAAATATGGAATACCAAAACCTGTCTCCGGGTGTCCTTCAGCCGAAGGATTTCGGTGGAAAGAAGGATGGATTCTTCAAGACACCACTGATTACAGAGATCATGACAAATCAAACAATTCAAGGTCGACGCCATTCCATATTGACGGATTTGTAAATAAGATCTTCGTGAACAGGTCATTTTGTATCAAAGATACAACCGCTGACGACAAACATAGATCAGCTTGGCCAGCAG gAAAATACTGTATTTATCGAAAAGATAAACACTGCCCGAAAGGATTGATGCCAGGAAATGTTTTCTGGAATGATGACGATAATTCCTTTCATAACAAAGACAGACAATCTGGGGCACTTCCTGATTTTGAGTTTTTTCATGATCGGTACACGCAGATCTATTTTTGTTGCAAAACGGACAGAGACAAGAATAACTCTGTTCTCCTGCCCTCTAAGTCTCCATTCTTCCTGCTTGCCTACAATTCGTCGACATGCCAGATGGTCAATTGGGCAGTTGTGAGTCTAGAGTGGATATATTTTTCTACATCTAGTTCCGATAACCAAGACAGCGCTGATGGGGCGTTCCCATACGATGCAGGAAACAAGCAACTAACCatttattattgttactatCGGG GTTGCAACGAAACTCTAATGTCAAACAATGGCACAATAAAATCGCCAGGTTATCCGAAGAAATATGCAAATGAACAGCACTGCTCCTGGAGGATAATTACACACTACCCACTTCAAGTTCATCTAAAGTTTGCGACCTTCGAATtacaaaaggagaaaaacacAGACGAGCTATATGTGTACGATGGAAAAAATGAGAGGGGGCACTTGTTGGGtgtattttatggaaatcaTCCTCCACCAGAGGAAGGAATCTATTCTTCGTGcaacagtttatttttaatattcaaATCAGACGATACAGATTCCTACACCGGTTTCAGTGCTCACTATCGTGCTGTCCCTGATATAC CTTCCGGTACTACAACCGCCATCCCATCTCATCATGAAGTAATGTCGTCACCCAAAGCGTCTTCAACCAATTTAAAAACCCTGGAAATGATGTCATCTAGCGTTGTGGCTACTTCCTTTGGAG CCGTTGATGTTAAAACCACCAATTCATGCACATCTGATTATGAGGTGACGCTACTGCCTGGTGTAACGGCGACCTCTCCAGACGCTCAGGAATTGACGTCATCCAAAGTTGAATTAACTACCCTCAAAA CTTCCAGTGTAACAACTACTATGTTACATGCACCCAAAGTGATGCCTTCGCCTACTTTGTCCTACTTTGGTTTTACTACAACTGCGCATTCTCTTAAGATTGCGTTTTCATCTGCTGTTTGCTGTAAGACCTCACGAACGCCAGAAGCGACGGATCAACCAATCCCAGCTATTTCTAAAGTGTTTCACTCACTGGCAAACACAACTGTAAAGACGCCCTTTAGAGAACCACAGACAGCGAAAGCCACAGAGCAGAAAAATGAAG ATGTTAACGTGGTGGCAGTGGTCGTTCCCATAGTATCCACTATTGGTTTAGCAAGCCTGCTGATAGGAGCATTTTTTTGCTGGAAGAG GAAGAGAAGGAGAGATAATGGAGTATTAGACGATTCGGTTTATTTGAG aatGGAAAGCGAATCAGTGCCATTTGTTCAAATTACGGAGTTATGA